A portion of the Bacteroides faecium genome contains these proteins:
- a CDS encoding beta-glucosidase: protein MMKHLVIVGILSCFSMSGFAQIYKDKTASVEDRTNDLLHRMTLEEKIDYIGGYKGFYIRGIERLGVPEIKLTDGPVGTHKDGKSTAYPAGVLTASTWNRELAYELGKQLGRDSRARGVHILLGPGVNILRSPLCGRNFEYFTEDPYLNSQVAIGYVKGLQDQKVVATLKHYAANNQEWDRNNVSSDIDERVLHEIYLPVYKAAIQEAGAGAVMDSYNPVNGVHATQNDYLNNQVLRKQWGFDGIVMSDWSATYDAVEAANGGLDLEMPRAKWMNKENLIPAIKAGKVKEATIDEKVKRILRIMFRFGFFDNEQLDSSIPYNNPDAAKAALELAREGIVLLKNENGLLPLNPSRVKSVAVIGPNANSYISGGGSSYTFPFHSVSVLDGLKIAGQELQISYAPGVPTLTETVTNAAFYTEAGSCTRGLKAEYFDNIRLKGTPAKTVIDTIVNIGNGWHIAAENKGIPYDHCSMRWSGVVRPEKTTNYRFIVRGFDGFRLKVGTEMVINEWRDQGITTREVVLALEAGKEYPVILEYFANVHPVDISFGWREDKLLFDEAVEIARKSDVAIVNIGFNESSERESNDRPFELPEYQDSLVQCITAANPNTVVLLNAGGNVDMSKWINKVPSLLHLWYAGQEGGTAVAEILFGKVNPSGKLPVSFEKKWEDNPAYPYYYDTDGDKRVEYKEGLFMGYRHYDISETKPQFAFGYGLSYTTFKYSDLRINREKGKELVIKVRFTVKNTGKYDGAETAQVYIRPINPKVERPYKELKGFAKYFIRKNTGQEMEITLNKDAFSYYKTELKDFDYDAGSYEVLVGSASDDIRLRKVIQIEK from the coding sequence ATGATGAAGCATTTAGTGATCGTTGGGATTTTGAGTTGTTTTTCTATGAGTGGATTTGCTCAGATATACAAAGATAAAACAGCTTCTGTGGAGGACAGGACGAATGATTTGCTCCACCGCATGACATTGGAAGAAAAAATAGATTATATAGGAGGTTATAAAGGCTTTTATATAAGAGGTATCGAACGTCTAGGCGTACCCGAGATAAAGCTGACGGATGGCCCTGTCGGTACACATAAAGACGGTAAATCGACAGCTTATCCGGCAGGGGTACTGACTGCTTCGACCTGGAACAGGGAACTGGCATATGAATTAGGAAAACAACTGGGAAGAGATTCAAGAGCACGTGGTGTACATATATTATTGGGACCCGGTGTGAATATTCTTCGTTCTCCTTTGTGTGGAAGGAATTTTGAGTATTTCACGGAAGACCCGTATTTGAACTCTCAGGTAGCCATAGGTTACGTGAAAGGATTGCAGGATCAGAAAGTGGTGGCTACTCTGAAGCATTATGCTGCGAACAATCAGGAGTGGGACCGGAACAATGTAAGCAGTGATATTGATGAGCGGGTGTTGCATGAAATTTATCTACCTGTCTATAAAGCCGCCATTCAGGAAGCGGGTGCGGGTGCTGTTATGGATAGTTATAATCCGGTGAATGGGGTGCACGCCACGCAGAATGATTATTTGAATAATCAGGTGTTGAGAAAACAATGGGGATTTGATGGAATTGTAATGAGTGACTGGTCGGCTACTTATGATGCTGTGGAAGCTGCTAATGGTGGTTTGGACTTGGAAATGCCGCGTGCCAAGTGGATGAATAAGGAGAATCTGATTCCTGCGATAAAAGCCGGGAAAGTGAAGGAAGCGACTATTGATGAGAAAGTGAAGAGAATTCTGAGAATTATGTTCCGGTTCGGCTTTTTTGATAATGAGCAGTTGGATAGCTCTATTCCATACAATAACCCGGATGCGGCAAAAGCCGCATTGGAACTGGCTAGGGAAGGAATTGTATTGTTGAAGAATGAGAATGGTTTACTCCCGTTGAATCCGTCAAGAGTGAAGTCGGTTGCCGTGATTGGTCCTAATGCCAACTCTTATATATCAGGTGGTGGAAGTTCTTATACATTCCCGTTTCATTCTGTTTCGGTATTGGACGGGTTGAAGATTGCCGGACAGGAACTTCAGATTTCTTATGCGCCCGGTGTGCCTACCTTGACAGAAACGGTTACTAATGCTGCTTTTTATACAGAAGCGGGAAGCTGCACTAGAGGGCTTAAGGCTGAATACTTTGATAATATCCGTTTAAAGGGAACACCGGCAAAAACTGTGATAGATACGATTGTCAATATAGGCAACGGCTGGCATATTGCTGCCGAAAATAAGGGTATTCCGTACGACCATTGTTCCATGCGTTGGAGTGGGGTTGTACGTCCGGAAAAGACTACTAATTATCGGTTCATAGTCAGAGGGTTCGACGGATTCCGTTTGAAAGTCGGTACGGAAATGGTGATTAATGAGTGGAGAGACCAGGGAATAACGACTCGTGAAGTTGTATTGGCATTGGAAGCCGGAAAGGAATATCCTGTTATTCTTGAATACTTTGCGAATGTGCATCCGGTTGATATCTCTTTCGGATGGAGGGAGGATAAGTTGCTCTTTGATGAGGCTGTAGAGATTGCCCGGAAATCTGATGTGGCTATTGTGAACATAGGATTTAATGAGAGCAGTGAACGTGAAAGTAATGACCGTCCCTTCGAGTTGCCCGAGTATCAGGATAGTTTAGTGCAGTGCATTACTGCTGCCAATCCCAATACGGTTGTATTGCTTAATGCTGGAGGAAATGTGGATATGTCGAAATGGATAAATAAAGTTCCTTCCTTATTGCATCTGTGGTATGCGGGTCAGGAAGGTGGAACGGCTGTTGCTGAAATTCTGTTCGGAAAGGTAAACCCCAGTGGAAAACTGCCTGTCTCTTTTGAAAAGAAATGGGAAGATAACCCGGCTTATCCATATTATTATGATACGGATGGTGATAAGCGGGTAGAGTATAAAGAGGGGCTTTTTATGGGGTACAGGCATTATGATATTAGTGAAACGAAGCCTCAATTTGCATTCGGCTATGGATTGTCTTATACCACGTTTAAATATTCTGACTTACGTATAAACAGAGAAAAAGGTAAAGAACTGGTGATTAAGGTCCGCTTTACAGTAAAGAATACAGGGAAGTATGACGGAGCAGAAACGGCTCAGGTATATATTCGACCTATAAATCCGAAGGTTGAAAGACCTTATAAGGAGCTTAAAGGGTTTGCTAAGTATTTTATTAGAAAAAATACCGGGCAAGAAATGGAAATAACGTTGAATAAGGATGCTTTCTCTTATTACAAGACGGAATTGAAAGACTTTGATTATGATGCGGGAAGTTATGAAGTGCTTGTAGGAAGTGCGTCCGACGACATTCGGTTACGTAAGGTAATACAAATAGAAAAGTAG
- a CDS encoding SGNH/GDSL hydrolase family protein, whose protein sequence is MIQIRQLGAVIAGMVLMTVLPYAYGQSRFDLDKIAASQGGASPLVYTTADKEISLVQPGSYYDEKECAVRKGLPNFSLKIEKGQEITVAFIGGSITQGDYCYRLQTTRYMENTFSKTRFRWINAGVSGTGTDLGAFRIREQVLQYKPDLVFIEFAVNGGYPDGMEGMIRKIIKENPHTDICLIYTIYTNQTAIYQKGDVPQVIKRLEDIAAHYQLPSIHLGMEAAALEEAGKLLWKGTKEVAAGKILFSNDGVHPVTDGGNLYASAIARGLEKMQKGNSASQSFSQAHMLPEPLIGSEWEEAEMYIPSQIASFDKSWKEVNTSENPSLKKFSGWFDTVMTSSKEGASFSFGFEGDMLGLFDIGGPEVGQVEVLVDGKFVQLKEVSTKGFHLYEANDRIGNYTLNRFNSWCNNRYRGQYDVIKLEKGVHQVTIRISSEKADKKKILSNKQREDIIAHPEKYDQSVIYLGRILLRGKPIPCERIKGVPKLAQQLKWDQKMRRYEKADSINPPTKNLILFVGSSTMENWKSLADDFPGKPVLNRGVSGTKTIDLINYKDRLISPYHPKQIFVYEGDNDIGYKWTPDEILAQIKRLFFILRKEKPEAEIIFISIKPSVRRLKDKERIEQTNALIKEFAEQQVNTAYADVYHPMFTAKGELFPEHYREDGLHLTAEGYAVWKEVISKYIK, encoded by the coding sequence ATGATACAGATACGACAACTGGGAGCTGTTATCGCAGGAATGGTACTAATGACAGTACTTCCCTATGCTTATGGGCAGAGCCGGTTCGATTTGGATAAGATTGCCGCTTCGCAGGGAGGAGCTTCACCTTTGGTGTACACAACGGCAGATAAGGAAATCTCACTGGTTCAACCCGGAAGTTACTATGATGAAAAAGAATGTGCGGTAAGAAAGGGGCTTCCTAACTTTTCTTTAAAAATAGAGAAAGGGCAGGAAATCACGGTTGCTTTTATTGGTGGCAGTATTACACAGGGAGATTATTGCTATCGTTTGCAAACTACCCGCTATATGGAAAATACATTTTCCAAGACCCGTTTCAGATGGATTAATGCCGGAGTGTCCGGCACGGGTACGGACTTGGGGGCTTTCCGGATTCGGGAACAGGTGTTACAGTATAAGCCGGATCTTGTTTTTATTGAATTCGCGGTAAACGGCGGTTATCCGGACGGTATGGAGGGGATGATCCGAAAGATTATAAAAGAGAATCCCCATACGGATATTTGTTTGATTTATACGATTTATACAAATCAGACTGCTATTTATCAGAAAGGAGATGTTCCGCAGGTGATTAAAAGATTGGAGGACATTGCCGCGCATTACCAACTTCCTTCTATTCATTTGGGCATGGAAGCGGCAGCACTCGAAGAGGCGGGTAAGTTACTTTGGAAAGGAACCAAAGAGGTTGCTGCCGGGAAGATTTTGTTTTCTAATGATGGGGTACATCCAGTCACCGATGGGGGCAACCTATATGCTTCCGCTATTGCACGGGGACTGGAGAAGATGCAAAAAGGAAATAGTGCTTCGCAGAGCTTTTCGCAGGCACATATGCTTCCTGAACCGCTTATCGGTTCGGAATGGGAAGAAGCCGAAATGTATATCCCTTCACAGATTGCTTCTTTTGATAAGTCATGGAAAGAGGTTAATACATCAGAGAACCCTTCCTTAAAGAAATTTTCCGGCTGGTTTGATACAGTGATGACCAGTAGTAAGGAGGGAGCGTCATTTTCCTTTGGCTTTGAGGGAGATATGCTAGGCTTGTTTGATATTGGCGGTCCGGAAGTAGGACAGGTTGAAGTTCTGGTTGACGGAAAATTTGTTCAGTTGAAAGAGGTTAGTACTAAAGGCTTTCATCTGTATGAAGCGAATGACCGTATCGGGAATTATACTTTGAATCGTTTTAATTCCTGGTGTAACAATCGCTACCGGGGGCAGTATGATGTGATAAAGTTGGAGAAAGGTGTTCATCAAGTAACTATCCGGATCTCTTCCGAGAAAGCTGACAAGAAAAAAATACTCAGTAATAAACAACGGGAGGATATAATAGCACATCCTGAAAAGTATGACCAGTCGGTAATCTATCTGGGAAGGATACTCTTACGTGGAAAACCGATTCCGTGCGAACGGATAAAGGGAGTTCCTAAACTGGCACAACAACTAAAGTGGGATCAGAAAATGAGGCGTTATGAAAAGGCGGATTCCATCAATCCGCCGACAAAGAATTTGATTCTTTTTGTGGGTAGTTCAACGATGGAGAACTGGAAATCCTTAGCGGATGATTTCCCAGGGAAGCCGGTTCTGAACCGGGGCGTTTCCGGCACGAAAACGATAGACTTGATTAATTATAAGGACCGTTTGATAAGCCCTTATCATCCTAAACAGATTTTTGTTTATGAAGGGGACAATGATATTGGTTACAAATGGACTCCGGATGAAATACTGGCGCAGATCAAGAGATTGTTCTTTATTCTCCGGAAAGAAAAACCGGAAGCGGAGATTATTTTCATTTCTATCAAACCGTCTGTGCGGAGATTGAAGGACAAAGAGAGGATTGAACAGACAAATGCGTTGATAAAAGAGTTTGCAGAGCAACAGGTGAATACTGCTTATGCTGATGTATATCATCCGATGTTTACGGCAAAAGGAGAATTGTTCCCGGAGCATTATCGGGAGGATGGGTTGCATCTGACGGCTGAAGGTTATGCCGTGTGGAAAGAGGTTATTTCCAAGTATATTAAATAA
- a CDS encoding glycerophosphoryl diester phosphodiesterase has product MPKNFINYFSIGVALSLSVALSAQEQSVVRLANDQLELGWKKDAGGYTLETLKVKGTSGWDIMETAKYQHNVLYASSKPETTPQKLYDNMGKEILFPAPQYRYIIPSWQQNTNAVAMNKAGENMVFHPSAVERISDTELCFRYENETMRITEKWCLDPFHRNDIKVDFILHPKKTGYYSLATPSLVSIDKYDFQWATVPGIFQGNAINMDFVQAYGYGQGIPHVPVVARERTASTLSALITDGKGVTVAVTAEPGTGRDPWPKDKKTHAEWQLGLSVMNREGEFSPTLYHPVLGEKNSLANVGDSLSFSFRYTIQKADWYAVLKHAINDIYRFTDFLKLKQTKYSLTQRLYDMHAYLTNDSTSKWHNQVYKGVTIGAQDYLGGVYDSEKDAMKNSDYGAMWMLAKLTDDPRLTQKRLPNALNFKLMQQHAEKDFLYGSSAGQYYLYKSKRFTEEWGPYTEPIATTYYMLMDMGNILLFEPQQKELKQHVRLAADRLLEWMKPNGQWEVAYENKTLEPTFTDIADLRPTFYGLLIAYEILKDKKYLQAAIQGADWYVENAVRKGHFLGVCGDTRFVPDFATAQSVQALLELYNVTKNEKYKEAAISAAKIYTASVYTHPIPTSVVKRVKGVERKDWEISQVGLSFEHGGVAGSANHRGPILLASHAGMFVRMYGLTKDSLFLNMARAAVIGRDAFVDLKTGVASYYWDSMNNGAGPYPHHAWWQVGWITDYLLSEISLRSNGRITYPGGFITPKVGPHQTYGFAPGTVFGTKADLIMRPGLFKLDNPYVEYMTAVNEKEKTVFLILLNNDDEKQSSLIGMDAECLFPRKKIRVKNVSCLDNQGHSTLVDGVDNWNVTIDAYGLTVLKIKYK; this is encoded by the coding sequence ATGCCAAAGAATTTCATTAACTATTTTTCTATAGGCGTAGCACTAAGCTTATCTGTCGCTTTATCAGCCCAGGAACAGTCCGTTGTACGATTGGCTAATGACCAACTTGAACTCGGATGGAAAAAGGATGCTGGCGGATATACGTTAGAAACGCTGAAAGTGAAGGGAACGAGCGGTTGGGATATTATGGAGACAGCTAAATATCAGCATAATGTTTTATATGCTTCTTCTAAACCGGAAACGACACCACAGAAATTATATGATAATATGGGAAAAGAAATTCTTTTCCCGGCTCCGCAATATCGTTATATTATTCCTTCATGGCAGCAGAATACAAATGCCGTTGCCATGAATAAGGCAGGAGAAAACATGGTTTTTCATCCTTCGGCAGTGGAGCGTATTTCCGATACGGAGCTTTGCTTCCGGTACGAAAATGAAACGATGCGGATTACAGAAAAATGGTGTCTGGACCCGTTCCATCGGAATGATATTAAAGTTGATTTCATTTTGCATCCCAAGAAGACTGGTTATTATTCTTTGGCAACTCCTTCGCTGGTTTCAATAGATAAATATGATTTTCAGTGGGCTACCGTCCCCGGAATATTTCAGGGGAATGCTATAAATATGGACTTTGTACAAGCGTATGGCTATGGTCAGGGAATCCCTCACGTACCGGTAGTGGCAAGAGAACGTACGGCTTCTACATTATCCGCACTGATAACGGATGGAAAAGGTGTGACCGTTGCCGTCACTGCCGAGCCGGGTACTGGCAGAGATCCTTGGCCGAAGGATAAAAAGACGCATGCGGAATGGCAACTCGGATTGTCGGTTATGAACCGTGAGGGAGAGTTCTCGCCCACACTTTACCATCCTGTGTTGGGAGAGAAGAATTCATTGGCGAATGTAGGGGACAGCCTCTCTTTCTCTTTCCGTTATACCATTCAGAAAGCGGATTGGTATGCTGTATTGAAACATGCGATTAATGATATTTATCGCTTCACGGATTTTCTAAAGTTGAAACAGACAAAGTATTCATTGACGCAAAGACTTTACGATATGCACGCATACCTTACTAATGACAGTACTTCCAAATGGCACAACCAGGTATATAAGGGAGTGACGATTGGAGCACAGGACTATCTGGGTGGTGTGTATGATTCGGAAAAAGATGCCATGAAAAACTCCGATTACGGGGCAATGTGGATGTTGGCAAAGTTGACGGATGATCCTCGCTTGACACAAAAAAGACTGCCGAATGCGTTGAACTTTAAATTGATGCAGCAACATGCGGAGAAAGATTTCCTCTATGGCTCCTCTGCGGGACAGTATTATTTGTATAAAAGCAAACGGTTCACCGAAGAGTGGGGACCCTATACGGAACCCATTGCAACCACTTATTATATGTTGATGGATATGGGCAATATCCTGCTTTTCGAACCGCAGCAAAAGGAATTAAAACAGCATGTCAGACTGGCTGCCGACCGCTTGTTGGAATGGATGAAACCTAACGGACAATGGGAAGTAGCCTATGAGAATAAAACCTTGGAGCCTACTTTTACCGATATTGCGGATTTACGGCCGACGTTTTATGGATTATTGATTGCTTACGAGATACTGAAAGATAAGAAATATCTGCAGGCAGCTATACAAGGAGCGGACTGGTATGTGGAGAACGCTGTAAGGAAAGGACATTTCCTGGGTGTTTGCGGTGATACCCGTTTTGTCCCGGATTTTGCCACAGCCCAAAGTGTACAAGCTTTGTTGGAACTGTATAACGTGACGAAAAACGAGAAGTATAAAGAAGCGGCTATATCGGCAGCTAAGATTTATACGGCATCGGTTTATACGCATCCTATACCAACGTCAGTGGTAAAGCGGGTGAAAGGGGTAGAACGGAAAGACTGGGAAATCAGTCAGGTGGGATTGAGTTTCGAGCATGGTGGAGTAGCCGGTTCTGCCAATCATCGCGGACCGATACTCTTGGCTAGCCATGCCGGAATGTTCGTACGGATGTATGGGTTAACAAAAGACTCATTATTCCTGAATATGGCGCGCGCGGCGGTTATAGGAAGGGATGCGTTTGTGGATTTGAAAACGGGAGTCGCTTCCTATTATTGGGATTCGATGAATAATGGAGCAGGACCTTATCCGCATCATGCTTGGTGGCAGGTGGGATGGATTACCGACTATTTGTTGTCTGAAATATCCCTGCGTTCCAATGGCAGGATAACTTATCCGGGTGGATTTATTACTCCTAAAGTAGGACCTCACCAGACTTACGGCTTTGCGCCCGGCACTGTATTCGGTACGAAAGCCGATTTGATAATGCGTCCGGGATTATTCAAATTGGATAATCCTTACGTGGAATATATGACTGCTGTAAACGAGAAGGAGAAGACCGTTTTCCTTATCTTGCTGAACAATGATGATGAAAAACAGTCCTCTTTGATTGGAATGGATGCGGAGTGTTTGTTCCCCAGAAAAAAGATTCGGGTGAAAAACGTATCTTGCTTGGATAATCAAGGTCATTCCACACTTGTAGACGGAGTGGACAATTGGAACGTAACGATTGATGCATATGGCTTGACAGTTTTAAAGATTAAATATAAATAG
- a CDS encoding DUF5017 domain-containing protein, which translates to MKNIIKYCGLLLVGLVSCMEDEVPSVELNVALDKQVYQVGEPVTFKLGGNPDNIVFYSGEVGHNYAYKERYHADGDLLVKFNSWVRYGDIYHNLKFLVSSDFSGIYDKENVEAATWIDLSDKFRFSVGDDQTPSGEVNLKEYVGAAEDAKLFVAFRYEDEQKARQNNWIIRSITLDCVSTEGVRSNLATMPTMGWKVVDFENPAVTWNVSSTSQILIDGGTNQPKNVDWVISQAFDVRKTTPDTGVALKNISTTMDEYKYIYTKPGIYEVVFETTSDWYNGSDHALTKLTVEVQGEVEEEIPASLSVLPDKVECKAGEPITFSLTGNNANSVVFYSGESGHNFDFRERFYADNDMVVNFSTFVRNGVDQLLKFKVSTDFDGVYEKEHVEAATWIDLSEKFIFSTGSDNTLSGEISLKEIAGNDPNAKLYMAFHHKDERETANRADWIVRKFELALISPENFRGTNQMGFSKDAWFGVDCLNPKKNWDITSARAYLAGGGTTATANDDWAISKPVYIRKGTPDKGVSLNSVTSRDYVHTYNTPGTYKAVFDWYDGSNYSQVKLNIEVKE; encoded by the coding sequence ATGAAAAATATAATAAAATATTGCGGTTTGTTACTTGTGGGGTTGGTTTCCTGTATGGAAGATGAGGTTCCAAGTGTAGAACTGAATGTGGCGCTGGATAAGCAGGTTTATCAGGTAGGCGAACCTGTAACTTTCAAGTTGGGCGGAAATCCGGATAATATAGTGTTTTATTCGGGTGAGGTTGGGCATAATTATGCTTATAAAGAAAGATATCATGCAGATGGTGACCTGTTGGTCAAATTCAATTCCTGGGTACGTTATGGAGATATTTACCATAACCTGAAATTCCTGGTTTCTTCCGATTTTAGTGGAATCTATGACAAGGAGAATGTGGAAGCAGCTACATGGATTGACTTGTCTGATAAGTTCCGCTTTTCGGTAGGAGATGACCAGACTCCTTCCGGAGAGGTGAATTTGAAAGAGTATGTCGGTGCGGCAGAGGATGCTAAGTTGTTTGTTGCATTCCGTTATGAAGATGAACAGAAAGCACGGCAGAACAACTGGATTATCCGTTCCATCACACTTGATTGCGTTTCTACCGAAGGGGTACGAAGCAATTTGGCTACGATGCCTACTATGGGCTGGAAGGTGGTGGATTTTGAAAATCCGGCAGTGACATGGAATGTTTCTTCTACCAGCCAGATATTGATTGATGGGGGAACTAATCAGCCGAAAAATGTAGATTGGGTTATTTCACAGGCTTTTGATGTCCGGAAAACCACTCCTGACACGGGTGTTGCGTTGAAGAATATTAGTACGACGATGGATGAGTACAAGTACATATATACTAAACCGGGAATTTATGAGGTTGTATTTGAAACGACATCCGATTGGTATAATGGCAGTGACCATGCATTGACGAAACTGACCGTGGAAGTGCAAGGCGAGGTAGAGGAAGAGATTCCCGCTTCATTGAGCGTTTTGCCGGATAAGGTGGAATGTAAGGCGGGAGAGCCTATAACGTTTAGTTTGACTGGCAATAATGCCAATAGTGTAGTTTTCTATTCTGGAGAAAGCGGACATAACTTTGACTTCAGGGAAAGATTTTATGCGGATAATGACATGGTGGTGAATTTCTCGACATTTGTACGTAATGGGGTAGATCAACTCTTGAAATTTAAAGTATCAACGGATTTTGATGGTGTTTATGAGAAAGAGCATGTAGAAGCTGCTACGTGGATTGATTTATCTGAGAAGTTCATTTTTTCAACAGGTAGTGATAATACTCTTTCCGGAGAAATCAGTTTGAAAGAAATAGCAGGTAATGATCCGAATGCTAAATTGTATATGGCTTTTCATCATAAAGATGAAAGAGAAACAGCTAACAGGGCTGATTGGATTGTCAGAAAGTTTGAATTAGCCTTGATTTCTCCAGAAAATTTTAGAGGAACTAATCAAATGGGCTTCTCAAAAGATGCCTGGTTCGGAGTGGATTGCTTGAATCCGAAAAAGAATTGGGACATTACTTCTGCGAGAGCATATTTGGCAGGTGGCGGGACAACTGCAACCGCTAATGATGACTGGGCTATCTCCAAACCTGTTTATATCAGAAAAGGTACTCCTGATAAGGGAGTCTCTCTAAATAGTGTTACTTCCAGAGATTACGTACATACTTACAATACTCCCGGCACTTATAAAGCTGTATTCGACTGGTATGACGGAAGTAATTATTCGCAAGTGAAATTAAACATTGAAGTGAAAGAATAA
- a CDS encoding RagB/SusD family nutrient uptake outer membrane protein — protein sequence MKHTILLWMTVCLLATSCSNILDKEPDFVSPDYYYNTESELLQALNGVYNRLIDTNGRMYSKGLFSLFVLSDESFYTNNFNNTNIRAGVMDAADLDVGRFWEVLYEGVNRANLLLYSVEGKELDTDVMKAAKGEALFLRGYFYYLLTSFFGEVPLKLTPTMSANDSYLAKSPLADIYKQIVKDMQEAEKLVLDIDALGYNERISKTGVQAVLARVFLKMAGEPLKDETRYADALEYANKVIASTKHELNSDYAQIFINHSQDINESKECIWEIGMYGNKIGTVDLAGSVGVENGILCRDESIGYSGGPMKASKRLYDSYGEGDLRKDWNVAPYYYNIVEETKVNEETQETEVVQVTKKIMFSATQIYNRNPGKWRREYETGQKARLFNSTNFPVIRYSDVLLMKAEAENEVNGPTDEAYDAINQVRRRAYGKPIHTVDATVDLPADLAKTDFLEEVKKERFRELCFEGQRKLDLLRWGEYVATMKAFGTEISTTAPSEFKYASRVGQNMTDRNVLFPIPNTEITVNKLMTQNEGW from the coding sequence ATGAAGCATACTATATTGTTATGGATGACCGTATGTCTGTTGGCAACTTCCTGCTCGAACATACTGGATAAAGAACCTGATTTCGTTTCTCCTGATTATTATTATAATACGGAAAGCGAACTGTTGCAGGCATTGAACGGAGTGTATAATCGTCTGATTGACACAAACGGAAGAATGTACAGTAAGGGACTTTTCAGCCTCTTTGTGCTGAGCGACGAGTCTTTTTATACTAATAATTTTAACAACACTAATATCCGTGCAGGGGTAATGGATGCCGCTGACCTGGATGTCGGACGCTTCTGGGAAGTGCTGTATGAAGGAGTGAACAGGGCCAATCTTCTGCTGTATAGCGTCGAAGGTAAAGAATTGGATACAGATGTGATGAAAGCGGCGAAGGGAGAGGCTCTTTTCTTGAGAGGATATTTCTATTATCTGCTGACCTCTTTCTTTGGTGAAGTGCCGTTGAAGCTTACTCCTACAATGTCTGCTAATGATAGTTATCTGGCGAAATCGCCATTGGCAGATATTTATAAGCAGATTGTAAAGGATATGCAGGAGGCTGAAAAACTGGTATTGGATATTGATGCGCTTGGTTATAACGAACGGATTAGTAAAACGGGTGTTCAGGCTGTCTTGGCAAGAGTGTTCTTGAAAATGGCCGGTGAACCGTTGAAAGACGAGACACGCTATGCGGATGCTTTGGAGTATGCCAACAAGGTGATTGCCTCAACAAAACATGAACTGAATTCGGATTATGCGCAAATCTTTATTAATCATTCGCAAGATATTAATGAAAGCAAGGAGTGTATTTGGGAAATAGGTATGTATGGTAATAAAATTGGTACGGTAGATTTGGCCGGCTCTGTAGGAGTGGAGAATGGTATTTTATGCCGTGATGAATCTATTGGTTATTCAGGTGGTCCGATGAAGGCTTCTAAAAGACTTTATGATTCGTATGGAGAGGGTGATTTACGTAAGGATTGGAATGTTGCTCCTTATTACTATAATATAGTGGAAGAAACAAAGGTTAATGAGGAAACTCAGGAAACAGAAGTGGTTCAGGTTACTAAGAAAATAATGTTTTCGGCTACTCAGATATATAATCGTAACCCCGGCAAATGGAGAAGGGAATACGAGACAGGGCAAAAAGCACGTCTCTTTAATTCCACAAATTTTCCTGTTATCCGTTACAGTGATGTCCTGCTGATGAAAGCTGAGGCTGAGAATGAGGTCAACGGTCCTACCGACGAAGCGTATGACGCAATCAACCAGGTGAGAAGAAGGGCCTATGGAAAACCGATTCATACCGTTGATGCGACAGTGGATCTTCCGGCAGATTTGGCTAAGACGGATTTTTTGGAAGAAGTAAAAAAAGAACGGTTTAGGGAACTTTGTTTTGAAGGGCAACGTAAACTCGACTTGCTTCGTTGGGGAGAATATGTGGCTACAATGAAGGCTTTTGGAACGGAAATTTCAACGACTGCTCCGTCGGAATTTAAATACGCAAGCAGAGTAGGGCAGAATATGACAGACCGTAATGTTCTTTTCCCAATTCCGAATACAGAGATTACCGTCAACAAGCTAATGACTCAGAATGAGGGTTGGTAA